The nucleotide sequence TCCACTTTGTGTCTATACTGACGTTTTGTCTGTTTGATTGCCCCACAtcaatctgcagagaagaatgggagaaactccccaaatacaggtgtgacaagcttgtagagtcatacctaAAACTCAAGCCTGTaaccactgccaaaggtgcttaaaaCGTACTGAGTAAAGGGGCTGAAAACTTATGTTGATgtaatatttccattttttatttttaatacacttgtaaaaatgtctaaatattatttttgctttgtcattatggggtattgtgtgtagattgatgtggggtGAAacattttttaatccattttagaataaggctgtaacgtaacacaatgtggaacacatcaaggggtctgaatactttccaaatgcactgtacatcattATTAGAAGCCTCTTGCGTCACATCATTATTAGAAGCCTCTTGCGTCACATCATTATTAGAAGCCTCTTGCGTCACATCATTATTAGAAGCCTCTTGCGTCACATCATTATTAGAAGCCTCTTGCATCACATCATTATTAGAAGCCTCTTGCATCACATCATTATTAGAAGCCTCTTGCGTCACATCATTATTAGAAGCCTCTTGCGTCACATCATTATTAGAAGCCTCTTGCATCACATCATTATTAGAAGCCTCTTGCATCACATCATTATTAGAAGCCTCTTGCATCACATCATTATTAGAAGCCTCTTGCATCACATCATTATTAGAAGCCTCTTGCATCACAATAATGATAATGATGTGATGCAAGAGGCTTCtaatccatccatcccatccatccatccatcccatccatccaatccaatccaatccatccatccatccatccatccatccatccatccaatccaatccatcccatccatccatccatccatccatccatccatccaatccaatccatccatccatcccatccatccatccatccaatccaatccatccatcccatccatccatcccatccaatccaatccatccatcccatccatccatccatccaatccatcccatccatccatccttccatccatccatccaatccaatccatccatcccatccatcccatccatccaatccatccatcccatccatccatcccatccaatccaatccaatccatccatccatcccatccatccatcccatccatccatccaatccatccaatccaatccaatccaatccatccatccatcccatccatccatccatccatccatccatccatccattccatccatccatccatcccatccatccatccatcccatccatccatccaatccatccatccaatccaatccatccatcccatccatccatccatccaatccatccattccatccatccatccatccatccatcccatccatccatccatccaatccatccattccatccatccatccatccatccatccatccaatccatccattccatccatccatccatccatccatccatcccatccatccatcccatccatccatcccatccatccatccaatccaTCCATTCCATCCATCCAATCCATCCACATTATGTATTGCAGGATATTTGACAGAATAATAACACCAATGGTTTTATGCAGCAGTGAGATACAAGCAGAAACAGTGTAAAAATGGACACAGTCTGGAATGATGCAATCAAACCAATCATTCAAGGTGACTCAATAATTCAGGATGTTCATGTTGTTCTGGTACAGTCTCTTCATCAAAGACCTCAGGTGAATCATCTATCGGTCTGATGTGCTGATCTGGATTGATGCTCGGGGATAACTGATCTCCAGGTGTGTCCGCTGCTAGGTGGATGCGTCTATGCCTGTCCAGATGCCCTTGTTGGATAAAGCTCTTCCAACACAGGGAGCAATGATAGGGTCTttcccctgtgtgtgtcctctgatgAGCCTGGAGGTGAGCCAGCTGGGAGAAGCctctcccacagtcagagcagcagtgagGTTTTTCCCCTGTGTGGGTCTGGCTGTGCTTTTTCAGAGCCCCAGAGTTTATAAACTTCTTACCGCAGCCCGAGACAGCACAGACGTAGGGTCTCTCTCCTGAGTGAATCCTCTGGTGGTCCTTCAGAGCTCCTGGGTGGGAGAAGGTCTTCAGACACTCTGAGCAGTGGTACGGCCTCTCTCCTGTATGAGTACGCATGTGTTGGATCAGCTGGCCTGAGTTGGAGAATCTCCTTCCACAGTCAGAGGCAGAGCAggggtaaggcttctctcctgtgtgagtcctATGGTGTATCTGTAGGTGTTCTAACTTGGAGAAACTCTTGCCGCACTCTGTGAAAGTGCAGTGGTAcggcctctctcctgtgtgtgttctctggtgcttGGCCAGGCCTCCTGGTTGACTGAAGCTCTTGCCACAGACCAGACAGTGGTacggtctctctcctgtgtggatcACCTGATGACTCCTCAGGTTGCCAGAGTGACTGAAGCTTCGCCCACACTCAGAGCAGTGATAcggcctctctcctgtgtgagtacGCATGTGTCTCCGCAGGGTTGATGAGTTGTAGAAATACTTCCCACAGGCTAAGCAAGGGTAGTTGGTTTCAGTGGTGTGACTCCGTTGATTCTTCTGGAGTGATTCTGAAGGGTCTATAGCCTGGTCTATACATCCACCTGCAGGACAGGAGGGGAACAGCATTACTTTATAGATATTTTTTCATAGTGCTGTATTCAAATGTAGGATATTTTATTAGTTTTAAACTTTAcataatttattttattgatttttTTGTATAAACAATCTTTAAACACAAAACAAAAACCAACATACAGTCAATAGTGAagatcaaaaccatgaaataacacatatggaatcatgtagtaaccaaaaaaagtgttaaacaaatcaaaatatattttatatttgagattcttcaaagtagccaccgttttccttgatgacagctttgaaagTTTCGCAAAAACCATCAGGCACTATGACGAAACTgtctctcacgaggaccgccacaggaaaggaagacctagagttacctctgctgcagaggataagttcattagagttacctgcctcagaaatttcagcccaaataaatacttcagagttcaagtaacagacatatctcaacatcaactgttcagaggagactgtgtgaaattgctgcaaggaaaccactactaaaggacaccgataagaagagacttgcttgggccaagaaacacgagcaatgggcattagaccagtggaaatctgtcctttggtctgatgagtccaaatttgagatgactggttccaaccgcagtgtctttgtgagatgcagagtaggtgaacagatgatctctgcatgtgtggtttccactgtgaagcatggaggaggaggtgtgatggtgctttgctggtgacactcagtgatctatttagaattcaaggctcacttaaccagcatggctaccacagtattctgcagtgatacgccatcccatctggtttgggcttagtgggactatcatttgtttttcaacaagacaatgacccaacacacctccaggctgtctaagggttatttgaccaac is from Oncorhynchus keta strain PuntledgeMale-10-30-2019 unplaced genomic scaffold, Oket_V2 Un_contig_3330_pilon_pilon, whole genome shotgun sequence and encodes:
- the LOC118378698 gene encoding zinc finger protein 135-like isoform X1 translates to MVKTLNLDTAEMVSISPVDSDPVLGINVVVKDEDGEVVDYLAEPRLSCCVKEEQEEVPCQLEEHSGCIDQAIDPSESLQKNQRSHTTETNYPCLACGKYFYNSSTLRRHMRTHTGERPYHCSECGRSFSHSGNLRSHQVIHTGERPYHCLVCGKSFSQPGGLAKHQRTHTGERPYHCTFTECGKSFSKLEHLQIHHRTHTGEKPYPCSASDCGRRFSNSGQLIQHMRTHTGERPYHCSECLKTFSHPGALKDHQRIHSGERPYVCAVSGCGKKFINSGALKKHSQTHTGEKPHCCSDCGRGFSQLAHLQAHQRTHTGERPYHCSLCWKSFIQQGHLDRHRRIHLAADTPGDQLSPSINPDQHIRPIDDSPEVFDEETVPEQHEHPELLSHLE